In the genome of bacterium, one region contains:
- a CDS encoding F0F1 ATP synthase subunit alpha: protein MQTDSIIQKLKDQIQGFGPKANVSHVGTVIEVGDGIAKVSGLSEVKSMEMLDFGGGVMGVALNLEQNSVGAIILGEFQHVKQGDTVKSTGQILSVPVGESLIGRVVGALGNAKDGKGEISSNTQYPVEKIAPGVITRQSVFQPVQTGIKAIDALIPIGRGQRELIIGDRQTGKTAVAIDTIINQKGQDMICVYVAVGQKESKVAKIVAELEARGAMDYTIVVSSSASEPAALSYIAPYSATAMAEYFMDQGKDVLIVYDDLSKQAVAYREISLLLRRPPGREAYPGDVFYLHSRLLERAAKLNEDHGGGSITALPIIETQAGDISAYIPTNVISITDGQIFLESDLFYKGIRPAVNVGTSVSRVGSSAQTKAMKKVAGKLKLALAQFRELEAFAQFGSDLDEATRQQLELGRRLTELLKQPQYSPVAMEKQVIALYAVNNGFMDDVPVEKISEFESKLTEYMETTGKDTLRAIADKKELTEEVESKLKTLLEQFKQGWETMAS, encoded by the coding sequence ATGCAAACAGATAGCATTATTCAAAAATTAAAAGACCAAATTCAAGGCTTTGGCCCAAAAGCCAATGTTTCCCATGTAGGAACAGTAATAGAAGTAGGGGACGGCATTGCTAAAGTTTCCGGTCTCTCCGAAGTGAAGTCAATGGAAATGTTGGATTTTGGCGGCGGAGTTATGGGCGTGGCTTTGAACCTCGAACAGAATAGCGTTGGAGCAATTATTTTGGGAGAATTCCAGCACGTAAAGCAAGGCGACACTGTAAAATCTACGGGACAGATCTTATCTGTACCAGTAGGGGAAAGCCTCATCGGTCGAGTAGTAGGCGCACTAGGAAATGCCAAGGACGGCAAAGGGGAGATCTCTTCAAATACTCAGTACCCTGTAGAGAAAATCGCCCCTGGCGTAATAACCCGCCAGTCGGTATTCCAGCCGGTACAAACCGGCATCAAAGCCATTGATGCTTTAATTCCGATTGGCCGCGGCCAGCGTGAGTTGATCATTGGCGACCGCCAAACCGGCAAAACTGCCGTGGCAATCGACACGATCATTAACCAAAAAGGACAAGACATGATCTGCGTATACGTAGCCGTGGGTCAAAAAGAAAGCAAGGTAGCCAAAATCGTGGCCGAACTCGAAGCCCGAGGAGCGATGGACTACACAATTGTCGTATCCAGCAGCGCCAGCGAACCAGCAGCGCTCTCTTACATCGCGCCGTATTCTGCAACAGCGATGGCCGAATACTTTATGGATCAGGGCAAGGACGTATTAATCGTATATGATGATCTCTCTAAACAGGCTGTAGCGTACCGCGAAATTTCCTTGTTGCTGCGCCGACCGCCAGGGCGCGAAGCTTATCCGGGGGATGTATTCTACCTCCACTCCCGCTTGCTAGAACGAGCAGCAAAGCTAAACGAAGATCATGGCGGCGGTTCGATTACGGCATTGCCGATTATCGAAACCCAGGCGGGAGACATCTCCGCTTATATCCCTACGAATGTAATTTCTATTACCGATGGACAAATCTTTTTGGAAAGCGATCTGTTTTATAAGGGCATTCGCCCGGCTGTAAACGTAGGTACTTCTGTATCCCGCGTAGGCAGCTCTGCTCAGACCAAAGCCATGAAGAAAGTAGCCGGCAAGCTGAAACTTGCATTAGCTCAGTTCCGGGAATTAGAAGCGTTTGCCCAATTCGGTTCGGACTTAGACGAAGCTACTCGCCAGCAGCTAGAACTTGGCCGCCGGTTAACAGAGCTGCTCAAACAGCCTCAGTACTCTCCGGTCGCGATGGAAAAGCAAGTAATTGCTTTGTACGCGGTTAATAACGGCTTTATGGATGATGTACCAGTAGAAAAGATTTCCGAGTTCGAATCCAAACTAACGGAATATATGGAAACTACCGGCAAAGATACCTTAAGAGCAATTGCCGATAAAAAAGAATTAACAGAAGAAGTTGAAAGCAAATTAAAAACCCTGCTCGAACAATTCAAGCAGGGCTGGGAAACAATGGCTTCCTAG
- the atpG gene encoding ATP synthase F1 subunit gamma: MASTQELTRRIKSIKSTRKITRAMQLVSSAKMRKSQAVAMSSRAYAHLAWELINNVGSKSREHKLFKSYPKAKKVGIILVTTNRGLVGGFNTNLIRKLVKEEQLEPELISELIVVGKKGREAAVRLNKTIIADFPKMDTTIPVKEVYPIIKMLTDIYNSGEYKKVYIVYNHFVSMLVQDPKVKQLLPIIPKSQHGTQTIGSDVLFEPSPQKVLDHLLPRILESQVYQAILESDASEHSARMMMMKNATDAAGDLIDDLTLTFNQLRQSKITTELSEITAGRIALE; this comes from the coding sequence ATGGCATCAACCCAAGAACTAACAAGACGCATAAAATCGATTAAAAGCACGCGCAAAATTACCCGCGCGATGCAGCTTGTTAGTAGTGCAAAAATGCGCAAAAGCCAAGCAGTAGCAATGTCGAGCCGAGCTTATGCCCATCTGGCATGGGAGTTGATCAACAATGTAGGAAGCAAGTCTCGAGAGCACAAGCTGTTTAAAAGCTATCCAAAAGCAAAAAAAGTCGGCATCATTCTGGTAACAACCAACCGCGGCTTAGTAGGTGGATTCAACACCAATCTAATTAGAAAACTGGTCAAAGAGGAGCAGCTGGAACCAGAACTTATTTCCGAATTAATTGTTGTGGGTAAAAAAGGAAGAGAGGCAGCGGTCAGGCTCAATAAGACGATTATCGCCGACTTCCCCAAAATGGATACTACTATTCCCGTCAAAGAGGTTTATCCGATTATCAAAATGCTTACCGATATCTATAACAGCGGCGAATATAAAAAAGTCTACATTGTCTATAACCACTTTGTTTCGATGCTGGTTCAGGATCCGAAGGTAAAACAACTGTTGCCGATAATCCCCAAGTCTCAGCACGGCACCCAAACCATTGGCTCCGACGTTCTGTTCGAACCCAGCCCTCAAAAAGTACTGGATCACTTACTCCCACGCATTTTAGAATCTCAGGTATATCAGGCTATTCTAGAAAGCGACGCGAGCGAACACAGCGCCCGCATGATGATGATGAAAAACGCTACAGATGCTGCCGGAGACTTAATTGACGACTTAACATTAACCTTTAACCAACTTCGCCAAAGCAAGATTACGACGGAACTTTCCGAAATCACTGCAGGCCGAATTGCACTAGAATAA
- the atpD gene encoding F0F1 ATP synthase subunit beta, with protein sequence MAKTTNTTTTNMGTISQIIGPVVDVHFEQNAPAIYTALQVDLDGKPITLEVQQQLPGNIVRTISMSSTDGLMRGMNVVNLERPISVPVGEATLGRMFNVLGEPIDGKEAPNAQQLYPIHAKAPELTEQSTKNEILETGIKVIDLICPILKGGKVGLFGGAGVGKTVLIQELINNIAKEHGGLSVFAGVGERTREGNDLYHEMRESGVIDKMSMVFGQMNEPPGARARVALSGLAMAEYFRDHNKADILLFVDNIFRFTQAGSEVSALLGRIPSAVGYQPTLATEMGELQERITSTKEGSITSVQAVYVPADDLTDPAPATTFAHLDSTVVLSRAISDLGIYPAVDPLDSTSTILDPNIVGQEHYDVARGVQQTLQRYRDLQDIIAILGMEELSDEDKIVVTRARKIQRFLSQPFFVAEVFTGSPGQYVSIKDTVSGFKQILDGKLDDVPEQAFYMKGGIDQVTAAK encoded by the coding sequence ATGGCAAAAACAACTAATACAACAACGACAAATATGGGAACCATCAGCCAGATCATTGGTCCGGTTGTTGATGTTCATTTCGAGCAAAATGCTCCCGCTATCTACACGGCTTTGCAAGTTGATTTAGACGGCAAACCTATTACATTAGAAGTACAGCAGCAGCTTCCGGGAAACATTGTGCGCACCATTTCCATGTCTTCTACGGACGGCCTTATGCGTGGCATGAATGTGGTCAATTTAGAACGGCCAATTTCTGTGCCTGTAGGCGAAGCAACCCTAGGGCGCATGTTTAACGTACTTGGCGAACCAATCGACGGAAAAGAAGCTCCAAACGCACAGCAGCTTTACCCAATTCATGCTAAGGCCCCAGAGCTCACCGAACAATCTACAAAAAACGAAATTTTAGAAACAGGCATCAAGGTAATTGATCTTATCTGTCCGATTCTTAAAGGTGGTAAAGTAGGTCTATTCGGAGGCGCTGGAGTAGGTAAAACTGTACTTATTCAGGAATTGATCAACAACATCGCTAAAGAGCATGGCGGCCTTTCTGTATTCGCCGGAGTAGGGGAACGTACCCGCGAAGGCAACGACCTTTACCACGAAATGCGCGAGTCTGGCGTAATCGACAAAATGAGCATGGTCTTCGGACAAATGAACGAACCGCCTGGAGCCCGCGCCCGCGTGGCTTTGAGCGGATTGGCGATGGCGGAATACTTCCGCGACCACAACAAGGCAGACATTCTTTTATTCGTAGACAACATCTTCCGCTTTACCCAGGCCGGCAGCGAAGTATCTGCGCTTCTGGGCCGCATCCCTTCCGCCGTAGGCTATCAGCCCACTTTAGCTACCGAAATGGGTGAGTTGCAGGAACGCATCACCTCTACCAAAGAAGGTTCCATTACCTCTGTACAAGCCGTTTATGTGCCCGCAGACGACTTAACCGACCCGGCTCCGGCAACTACTTTCGCTCACTTAGATTCTACTGTAGTACTAAGCCGCGCTATTTCGGACTTGGGTATATATCCGGCTGTGGATCCATTAGATTCCACTTCTACCATCTTGGATCCAAACATAGTCGGCCAAGAACATTACGATGTAGCCCGCGGCGTGCAGCAAACCCTGCAGCGCTATCGCGACCTCCAGGATATTATTGCCATCTTGGGCATGGAAGAACTTTCCGATGAGGATAAAATTGTGGTAACCCGCGCCCGTAAAATTCAACGCTTCCTATCTCAGCCATTCTTCGTAGCCGAAGTTTTCACCGGCAGCCCGGGGCAATACGTATCAATTAAAGACACCGTCAGCGGCTTTAAGCAAATTCTTGACGGGAAACTTGATGATGTACCAGAACAGGCATTCTATATGAAGGGCGGCATTGACCAAGTTACTGCAGCAAAGTAA
- the atpC gene encoding ATP synthase F1 subunit epsilon: MAKLQVQILTPERTLVNEEVSSLSCPTTEGQITILPGHTALVAPLTSGELVAKNGGDDHFIHVAGGFVEVRNDNTVIILADGAEHYFEIDLARAEEAKREAERILKEETLAHEEYALTAWLLHKNLNRIKIARKHSHRRTSPITGEGVLKQ; this comes from the coding sequence ATGGCTAAACTCCAAGTTCAAATCTTAACTCCAGAACGTACGCTTGTTAACGAAGAAGTGTCTAGTTTGAGCTGCCCGACAACAGAAGGGCAAATCACTATTCTGCCAGGGCATACCGCATTGGTCGCGCCCTTAACTAGCGGCGAACTGGTTGCTAAAAATGGGGGAGATGATCACTTTATTCATGTTGCGGGAGGGTTCGTAGAAGTCCGCAATGACAACACTGTTATAATTCTCGCCGACGGTGCCGAACATTATTTCGAGATAGACTTAGCCCGCGCCGAAGAAGCAAAAAGAGAAGCAGAAAGAATTCTTAAAGAAGAAACTTTAGCTCACGAAGAATATGCGCTTACCGCTTGGCTGCTTCATAAAAATTTAAATCGCATCAAGATAGCTCGTAAACATTCTCACCGCCGCACTAGCCCCATCACCGGCGAAGGCGTTCTTAAACAATAA
- a CDS encoding CCA tRNA nucleotidyltransferase, whose amino-acid sequence MKQTLTKNYRDQLVNTSDSYKQMAVKVYDALVENFPQTYLVGGTVRNLILARPIADIDIATEAKPEKVLLLLKKLGCKIDLKGIRFGVISVLIKNKAVEIATFRKEAYSGSRFPKIIFTKSINLDAKRRDFTINCLYFHPKTNKLYDPYNGAKDIKNRVIKLIGNAEQRLEEDPLRIVRAYRFENELDLHFDSATLTAIRNKLHLVNDITVSKLKSEIAKSKTAATRKYLTKIFKKLLHK is encoded by the coding sequence ATGAAACAAACACTTACAAAAAATTATCGAGATCAACTCGTAAATACCAGCGATAGTTATAAACAAATGGCGGTGAAAGTCTATGATGCACTTGTGGAAAACTTTCCGCAGACATATTTAGTGGGCGGAACGGTAAGGAACTTGATATTGGCTCGCCCGATTGCAGATATAGATATTGCAACCGAAGCAAAGCCAGAAAAAGTACTGCTACTATTGAAAAAATTGGGTTGCAAAATTGATTTGAAAGGAATTCGGTTCGGCGTTATATCTGTATTGATCAAAAACAAAGCTGTAGAAATAGCTACCTTCCGGAAGGAAGCTTATTCTGGCTCAAGATTCCCAAAAATCATCTTTACTAAGAGCATTAATCTGGATGCAAAAAGGCGGGATTTTACCATAAATTGCTTGTATTTTCACCCTAAAACTAATAAGCTGTACGACCCTTACAACGGCGCTAAGGATATCAAGAATAGAGTAATCAAATTGATTGGCAACGCCGAGCAAAGACTAGAGGAAGATCCGCTGCGCATCGTCCGCGCTTACAGGTTCGAAAATGAGCTGGACCTGCACTTTGATAGCGCCACCCTAACAGCTATTCGTAACAAGTTGCATTTGGTAAACGATATAACAGTTAGCAAATTAAAAAGTGAAATTGCAAAAAGCAAAACTGCAGCAACTAGAAAATATTTGACAAAGATTTTCAAAAAACTCTTGCATAAGTAA
- a CDS encoding DNA recombination protein RmuC has translation MDPLFIAIFAVLFIAILILLYLVFQIKKRAETPQENESLKVMMEWMRDIKAGTEATKDQMEKSISATNRDINERLDNAAKVIGALQGRLGEMSQIGPDIRRLSEVLASPKARGNFGEEMLEQMLSQVLNKNSYKSQYKFKNGEVVDMAVFVGDKVLSIDSKFSMENFRLYKEAKEDDAAENLRKAFLRDVKKRIDEIHKKYILPQEGTFDFALMYMPSEGIFHEALEDISLIEYSRNKKVYMVSPNTLYHHLQIILIALRGQQVNEVAEKLLHMVAGIQQESTKFSRNLGVLSNHIKNAGNTMGTVAIDFEKLQTSINNAATLQLEEAEVAKLNAEETKTLI, from the coding sequence ATGGATCCATTATTTATTGCCATTTTTGCAGTTCTATTTATAGCAATTTTAATCTTGCTCTATTTGGTGTTTCAGATTAAAAAACGTGCGGAGACTCCTCAGGAAAATGAGAGCCTAAAAGTCATGATGGAGTGGATGCGCGACATCAAAGCCGGCACAGAAGCGACCAAAGATCAGATGGAAAAGTCGATCTCTGCCACTAACCGAGATATTAACGAACGCTTAGACAATGCAGCTAAAGTTATCGGCGCATTGCAAGGCCGATTAGGCGAAATGAGCCAAATTGGGCCAGACATTCGTCGATTGAGCGAAGTTTTAGCCTCCCCAAAGGCTCGAGGCAACTTTGGAGAAGAGATGCTGGAGCAGATGCTTTCGCAGGTTTTGAATAAAAATTCATATAAATCTCAATACAAATTTAAAAATGGGGAAGTGGTCGATATGGCCGTGTTCGTAGGCGATAAAGTGCTGTCTATTGATAGTAAATTTTCTATGGAAAACTTCCGGCTATATAAGGAGGCGAAAGAAGATGACGCAGCAGAAAATCTGCGCAAAGCTTTTTTGCGTGACGTTAAAAAGCGCATCGATGAGATTCATAAAAAATATATCTTACCGCAAGAGGGAACCTTTGACTTCGCATTAATGTACATGCCAAGCGAAGGAATTTTTCATGAAGCCTTGGAGGATATTTCTTTGATCGAATATTCGCGTAATAAAAAGGTGTACATGGTCAGCCCGAATACCTTGTACCACCATTTGCAAATTATTTTGATCGCTCTGCGCGGCCAGCAGGTCAACGAAGTAGCCGAGAAGCTGCTTCACATGGTGGCAGGTATTCAGCAGGAAAGCACTAAATTCAGCCGCAATCTTGGAGTGCTCTCTAATCACATCAAAAATGCCGGCAACACAATGGGCACAGTAGCCATTGATTTTGAAAAGCTGCAGACCAGCATAAACAATGCTGCAACTTTGCAATTGGAGGAAGCAGAAGTCGCTAAGCTAAACGCCGAAGAAACCAAAACTTTAATTTAA
- a CDS encoding NYN domain-containing protein, whose amino-acid sequence MSIRNPDQRIGVFVDVQNLYYSARNIYNARINFNEILKEAVGNRRLIRAIAYVVKADMPEEQTFFEALEKAGFEVRIKDLQTFAGGHQKGDWDVGIAMDIIKLMNKLDVVVLASGDGDFAPLLEYLQMSGQMTETLAFGKSTSSKIKELTDHFIDLDEDTKRYLMPIRGGRGGSTRASAAKGRSSSTRTPRKTTIKT is encoded by the coding sequence ATGTCTATAAGAAACCCGGACCAGCGCATTGGCGTTTTCGTCGATGTACAGAACCTGTATTACAGTGCGCGCAACATTTACAATGCCCGCATCAATTTTAACGAAATCCTAAAAGAAGCAGTTGGCAACCGCCGCCTCATTCGCGCCATTGCTTACGTGGTAAAAGCCGATATGCCGGAAGAGCAAACCTTTTTTGAAGCTCTAGAAAAAGCGGGCTTCGAAGTTCGCATTAAGGATCTGCAAACTTTTGCCGGCGGCCACCAAAAAGGGGATTGGGACGTGGGTATTGCCATGGATATCATCAAGCTGATGAACAAGCTCGACGTAGTAGTATTAGCCAGCGGCGACGGCGATTTTGCCCCTCTATTAGAATACTTGCAAATGTCCGGCCAAATGACAGAAACTTTGGCTTTTGGAAAATCCACCAGCAGTAAAATTAAGGAACTTACAGATCATTTTATCGACTTAGACGAAGACACTAAGCGCTATCTTATGCCAATCCGGGGAGGCCGGGGAGGTTCCACCCGGGCGAGCGCTGCAAAAGGGCGCTCTTCTTCTACTCGTACTCCAAGAAAAACTACTATCAAAACATAA
- a CDS encoding putative toxin-antitoxin system toxin component, PIN family: MKIVLDTNVIIDGIKDEYSYEKQIIDAVRAGEIEAYANRQTIQENKLIMRRLVENPEYEKEIADLLTQINQVVNRRQINIVRDPEDNKILESAVEARAEYLVTRDNDLLSLEEYEGVQIVNPSQFWVRYKDEGNDIWKQWAGFFNGK; encoded by the coding sequence ATGAAAATAGTATTAGATACCAATGTAATTATCGACGGGATTAAGGATGAATACTCCTACGAAAAACAGATTATAGATGCGGTCAGAGCAGGGGAAATAGAAGCCTATGCCAATCGCCAGACTATTCAGGAAAACAAGCTTATCATGCGCCGCTTGGTGGAAAACCCCGAATACGAAAAAGAAATCGCCGACTTATTAACTCAAATCAACCAAGTGGTAAACCGCCGCCAGATTAACATTGTCCGCGATCCGGAAGATAATAAAATTTTAGAAAGCGCGGTGGAAGCAAGGGCCGAATACTTAGTAACCCGCGACAACGACCTGCTGTCTTTAGAAGAATACGAAGGCGTTCAAATTGTAAATCCTTCTCAATTCTGGGTGCGCTACAAAGACGAAGGCAACGACATCTGGAAGCAGTGGGCTGGCTTTTTTAATGGGAAGTAG